CTGCACATATCTATCCTCTGGACACTGATGGGATGATCCATTGCACCATTCTGGAAGGTCACATTCATTGACCTTTTGTCTACAGAGTTCCCCTGATGGCATGAACTTGCAGTCTTTGCAACAAagcccaaaagcacaggcagcccCAGGCCTCAGAGTGCAGTTCGACAGACAACAGGCATCTTGTTCACATTGCTGTACAGATCCACAGTCACACTGCTCTTCTCTTTCAACCACACCATTCCCACAACGCTTTAGCATAAAGATTTTCCCCAATCTGGGAGGATCATGCAGACATGATCCCTGGTTTAAAGTGGTCTTCATAAAATCAGCATAACTACAATTGGTGAATTTCTCTGCAGGCACTCTGAAAGTACTCATGATGCAACCTCTTTCCCCGCAAAAACAGAATTCTTCATCATGCTGCATACCCAAAGTATGACCTAACTCATGGGCCACAGTGTTGGCAAAAAGAGACCACGTGTCTCCTTGAAAATTATCAACTCCACAATCAATAGGTGGACGACATATTCCTGCAACGTAGGCTAGACCAAGTATacttataaatgaatttttaatgaaCATATGTGCAGCATCATGCTGTAGATGGGAAAGACTGATGTGTTTCCATTGAGCAAAATCGTTTAGGACCTGTTCTATGCTTGTCATTGGGAAAACATTTCCTTGATTCCAAATTTCAATTCCAATTAAAAGTATATAAGTACCTAATTGCTTATACATGGAATCCACTATGTTGACAACAAGAAATACATCCTCTTGCACCTTTGAGATGTTGCTTTGAGAGTAAATGAAGAAATCATGGTTCAGCACAACAACCAGCTCCAGAAACCATGCATGGGTCCACCAGTCACCAACAGAATTTGGTTTCAGAGCTGAGTTCTCAGCCTCTTCCGATTCCAACCGTTGGCGTGCTACTTCCTTCTCTGTTAAGCCACATCTCATAGCTGGGAATTGTGTCTCGTTACTGTTTATCTTATAAATCAGGTGTTCAAATGTGGCAGAGTGCCTGATGGGTTCAATTTCATAAGTGAGACCGTTTATTTGTAATACTCCTCGCAAGCCCCCAAAACAAGCACTGAAAACAACCAAGGATTCAGGGGCCCCCTCCACGAAACCATGATAGTAACAGTCATCTGGGATGAAGGGCCGATCCTCTAGGAGGGCCCGCTGCTCTGTGTAGGTGAACACTGGGAGGTGTCTAGAAACCAAGAGCTTCTTGACCCTCATATGAACAACATGTCTCTGGCCCCCAAACCGCAGGCTATAGGACAACCATCCAGGAGCCTTTGCACCTCTGCCCCTGCTGATCACCTTCAAGGGGATCACCACTTCTGAGGGAGTGAGATGCTGGGAGGGCCCAGCCTGAAAGTAGCCGGAAATGGAAAAACACACCCCAAGCAAGAGCAGCAGAAGAGTGACCCTGATGTGCAGCAGGGTCCCATCTACTAACATTATGAAGCTGTCGTTATGGAGCCATCTGTCCAGAGCAGAAGAGGACAAGGTGTGAGGCACCGCTGGTCTGGCTCCTCCCTCTGAGCTGCTCAGGATGCAGGGCTGACCCTATGGATCTGTGTCCTGGCAAAGTTAGATCAGAACTGCAGTGCtggaagtaaaaataaacagataggTTGGAACGGGGATAAGAAAGGAAATCAGGTGAGAAAAAGAATGGAGTGGTGAAAAACTGGTTGATGAATCAAGAAAATGCTTTGGATTTGCTTTTAGTAAATGGGGTTGGGGAGCTGGGGTCATGGATAAGACAACATTGGCCAAGTGGTGAAAACAGTATCAAAATGTCCataacaaaaagtaaaagcaaaagtaaaaaaccTTAAGTGTAGGGTGGCTCTATATCTCAATTTGTCCAAGATAATATTAGTTAATGCCTGTTGCTTTTGTAATAACTATTGATAGTGTCTCCTTTGACTGTCAAAACTGGAAACATCAAAAATAATCACAAGTCTGTGTCGAGTTGCGTCAATCTGATGATGTACTATAGTTTCTTTATCTCTAAGTTATTTACTATTCCTCGTATTCATCTTTGCTCATAACTTTATTAGATTGACAGATTCTTACTACAGGGCttatgattttcattcattttagtaTCCTCTATAGTGCTTTGTATAGCTCTGTacacaatgaaaaatagaaaacagcagTAGGGGTGGCAAATTGTCTTGGATTATAAATGAATGCTACTAAAATGCATTCATATTGTAttacaatttttagaaaagaaaaaaattcattaaacacTGACATCATTTAAGGGTATGGAGAGACTAATGCTGTTCTCTCTAATTACTGACAGGAGAATCCCAAAGACAAAAGGAGATgctttcagaagagaaaatgagaatctGTGCAGTTTAAAGGTCTTGGGAAAAGAAACTCTTGTCTTAGTAGGGCAAAGCCATTGGAGATTCTGGTATTTTAGGATTGCCTGGGAAGAGTCCCAGTGTTTGCTCAAATATATTTACCAACAATTTTTGAAAGTGGggaattttggccaggcatagtggctcatgcctgtaatcccagtactttgggaggccaaggcgggtagatcacctgaagtcagaagtttgagaccagtctggtcaacatggtgaaagcccctctctactaaaaatacaaaaattagctgggtgtggtggcacatgcctgtaatcctagctacttgggaggctgaggcacgagagtcgcttgaacccatgaggtagaGGGTTGCAGAGAGACAagctcacaccactgtactccagcctgggcaacagagtaagactttgtcttaaaaaaaaaaaaaaggaaaggaaaggaaaaggaaaaggaaaaaaaggaaaggaaaagaaaggaggaaggaaggaagaaagaaagaaagagaaagaaatttctgcaCCTGTCATATAGTCTAGCTGGCAACACTCA
The sequence above is a segment of the Saimiri boliviensis isolate mSaiBol1 chromosome 2, mSaiBol1.pri, whole genome shotgun sequence genome. Coding sequences within it:
- the LOC141582591 gene encoding disintegrin and metalloproteinase domain-containing protein 21-like, with the protein product MLVDGTLLHIRVTLLLLLLGVCFSISGYFQAGPSQHLTPSEVVIPLKVISRGRGAKAPGWLSYSLRFGGQRHVVHMRVKKLLVSRHLPVFTYTEQRALLEDRPFIPDDCYYHGFVEGAPESLVVFSACFGGLRGVLQINGLTYEIEPIRHSATFEHLIYKINSNETQFPAMRCGLTEKEVARQRLESEEAENSALKPNSVGDWWTHAWFLELVVVLNHDFFIYSQSNISKVQEDVFLVVNIVDSMYKQLGTYILLIGIEIWNQGNVFPMTSIEQVLNDFAQWKHISLSHLQHDAAHMFIKNSFISILGLAYVAGICRPPIDCGVDNFQGDTWSLFANTVAHELGHTLGMQHDEEFCFCGERGCIMSTFRVPAEKFTNCSYADFMKTTLNQGSCLHDPPRLGKIFMLKRCGNGVVEREEQCDCGSVQQCEQDACCLSNCTLRPGAACAFGLCCKDCKFMPSGELCRQKVNECDLPEWCNGSSHQCPEDRYVQDGVPCSDSAYCYQKSCNNHDQHCREIFGKDAKSASENCYKEINSQGNRFGHCGINGTTYLKCHISDVFCGRVQCENVRDIPLLQDHFTLQHAHINGVTCWSIDYHLRMNTPDIGEVKDGTVCGPGKICIHKKCVSLSVLSHVCLPETCNMKGICNNKHHCHCGHGWSPPYCLHRGYGGSVDSGPASAKRRVLTVIMIPSLSVLIFLFTIGLLMYLRQRSGPKETKAHSSG